The nucleotide sequence AAAAACAGTCAAACTATTTTTAATTTTTTATCCAGTTAATTGGGGTTAGGTACATCACAACACATTGGTGAGTTTGCTGCATTATTTACAGCCTGTTGCTGGACGGCAACTGCTCTTGCATTTGAATCAGCCAGCAATAAAGTAGGTTCTGTTGCTGTTAATATAATACGTCTGGGGTTAGCATTAATTTACCTGAGTATTTTTTCTTTAATCACCAGGAATTTGTGGATGCCAACAGATGCATCGGCACATGCATGGATATGGCTTTCTTTGTCAGGATTGGTAGGGTTTGTAATAGGCGACCTTTTTCTTTTTAAATCATATACAATTATAGGCTCACGTATTGCAATGCTGATCATGACATTAGTACCTCCTGTTACTGCTTTAATAAGCTGGCTTATGCTTAGCGAAACACTTACATTTTTCAATTTCATTGGAATGGCATTAACAGTTGGTGGTATAGCATTGGTAATTGTAACCCGCAGAACTGATGAAAAAAAGTTTTCCATTTCTCATTCTCCTAAAGGTATTTTATACGCATTCATAGGAGCCGTAGGACAAGCAGTAGGATTGGTTTTTAGCAAAGTTGGAATGGGCAGTTATAATGCATTTGCTGCAACACAAATAAGAATAATTACAGGAGTTATCGGTTTTGCAGTTGTTATAAGCTTTTGGAAAAAATGGCATAATGTAGGAAGCGCAATAAAAAACATTCCTGCAATGAAGCGCATTTTGATAGGTTCTGTTTTCGGACCTTTTCTGGGAGTTTCATTTTCATTATATTCTGTGCAGCATACCAATGCAGGCATTGCTTCTACAATAATGGCCATTGTACCTATTTTAATTATTCCACCGGCAATTATTTTTATGAAACAAAAAGTAACACTTAAAGAAATTATAGGAGCTATTATTAGTGTTGTGGGAGTTGCAATGTTTTTTATTTAATTGATCACTGGAATAGTAAATATAAATTTACTACCCACGTTGGGTTCACTTTCTACCCATATTTTGCCATCATGTTTTTCGACATATTCTTTGCAAATAAGCAAACCAAAACCAGATCCTTTTTCACCTTCTGTCCCTATGCTTGATTGCTTTATTGCGTTATTCCAAATCGTAGCTTGAATTACTTTATCAAGCCCTATTCCATTATCAGATACAGTAATGATTGCTTTATCAATATTTTTTTTTGCAAGAATTTTTATTTATCCATTCCTCTTTGTGTATTTAATTGCATTGGAAATCAAATTTCGTAATATCGTTTTCAACATGTTTGAATCGGCCAATAGCATTATATTTTCACCTTCGCTGAAATTTATTTTTATTTGTTTTGCTTCAGCATTTTCCTGGTACCTTCCAATAATTTCATTACATATTTCTGCTAAAGCTATTTTTTGAGGATTAAATGACAACCTTCCCGACTGTGAATTTGACCACAACAATATATCTTCCAGTAGATCAAAAGTACATTGTATTGTTTTTTGAATTGTTTTTAATTGTTCTTCAACTTTATCAATATCATATTCTTTTATATGATTCAATAAAAATTTCACGAAGCCAATCAAGCCGTTGAATGGGTTTCTTAAGTCATGAGCAAGAACCTACATGTACCTGTCTTTGTCGGCATTCATTTGTGTTAATCTATCGGCATATTTTTGCAACTGTATTTCTGCTTTCTTACGGCGGTCGATATTTCTATCGATACCTAATAACTTTATCGGTACATTTTTTTCATCAGTTATAATATTTATTTCAACTTCTACCCAGATTAAATTCCCTGATTTTGTAGGTTGATGCACTTCTACACAAATACGTTTTTGAGATATTTTTCCATTATAAAAATCGGCGATCATCATATCAATAAGATTCGAAAGTTTGATATAATCAGGAGGATTGTTTGGGTCGTTTTCAAAATCATGATTCAATGCTTCATCTTCAGTATATCCAAATAAATTATAAACTGAAGGAGAAAAATATTCAAATCTTCTGGTTTGGATATCAATTACCCATATTACATCCGTTGCATTCTCAGCTATCAGTCGATATTTTTCTTCGCTTTCTTTTAATATCTGTTCTTTCTTTTTACGCTCTGAAATATCACGGACAATCAATTGCAGAGCAGGTTTGCTGCCATATTCAATTGGAATGGCTATTGCTTCTACATCAACAGAAGTACCATCAACGCGAATGAACTTTTCTTCTGTTACAGGCATTACGCTTTTCTCTTCGCTGGTTTTTTTATCCGATCCATTACAATCTGGCGATAGTCAGGATGTATAAATTCGATAACAGTTTTTCCAATTAATTCTGATGCGGAAGTGGCTCCCATCAGTTGAATACAAGCTTTATTTACATAAACTATTTTCCCTCCAATATGAATCCCTATTGCATCAGGATGGTTGTCTATCAATTCCTGATACCTTTTTTCACTATCTTTTAATTGCTGTTCTATGTTTTCCATTTCTTTTTATAATGGATATTTTTCTATAAAATAATTATAATTACGATATCTTTTTAAGGTTTGTTTTTTAGCTGAATTAATATGTAAAAAATAGTTTATTTATAGTTACGAAGATATATTTCGTAGTAACTTTATATCATTTAATATTGATTATGTAAATTTATTAAAAATAC is from Bacteroidales bacterium and encodes:
- a CDS encoding PAS domain S-box protein, with the protein product MENIEQQLKDSEKRYQELIDNHPDAIGIHIGGKIVYVNKACIQLMGATSASELIGKTVIEFIHPDYRQIVMDRIKKPAKRKA
- a CDS encoding DMT family transporter; amino-acid sequence: MGLGTSQHIGEFAALFTACCWTATALAFESASNKVGSVAVNIIRLGLALIYLSIFSLITRNLWMPTDASAHAWIWLSLSGLVGFVIGDLFLFKSYTIIGSRIAMLIMTLVPPVTALISWLMLSETLTFFNFIGMALTVGGIALVIVTRRTDEKKFSISHSPKGILYAFIGAVGQAVGLVFSKVGMGSYNAFAATQIRIITGVIGFAVVISFWKKWHNVGSAIKNIPAMKRILIGSVFGPFLGVSFSLYSVQHTNAGIASTIMAIVPILIIPPAIIFMKQKVTLKEIIGAIISVVGVAMFFI
- a CDS encoding PAS domain S-box protein; its protein translation is MPVTEEKFIRVDGTSVDVEAIAIPIEYGSKPALQLIVRDISERKKKEQILKESEEKYRLIAENATDVIWVIDIQTRRFEYFSPSVYNLFGYTEDEALNHDFENDPNNPPDYIKLSNLIDMMIADFYNGKISQKRICVEVHQPTKSGNLIWVEVEINIITDEKNVPIKLLGIDRNIDRRKKAEIQLQKYADRLTQMNADKDRYM